Below is a window of Patescibacteria group bacterium DNA.
TAAAGAAATTAGTTTCCTATGCTGGTTATTGGTAATACGTCAGAGGCGCGTAGGTTAGCTGACCGGTTGAGCGCTCGGGTGGCGATATTAGAGCACGAGGTTTTTCCGGACGGCGAAGTCATGATGCATTTGACGGATGATGCGAGAGAAGATGATGTTTTGCTGTATTACCAATTCTCTCGGCAGGAATCACTGGATGCGCAAATTTTACGGTTGATGGCACTGCTGCGAAGTCTCAATAATCGGGCAGGGATAAGGTTGGTTCTGCCGTATTTCCCTTATGCTCGTTCGTTGCCGTGGGGAAATGAGCGAGTGGTAACAAGTGCTGAGCCGATGCTGGCAGCGATAAAAAATCAGGTACGAGAATTATGGACAATTGACCTACACTGCGCCAACAGTGTGCTGCAACCATATGTGGGAGAAGTAAAAGTGAGTGAGTTGTCACTTCGTGCGACGATTGCCTCGTTCCTGCAAGAAAAATTTACAGAA
It encodes the following:
- the prs gene encoding ribose-phosphate diphosphokinase, coding for MLVIGNTSEARRLADRLSARVAILEHEVFPDGEVMMHLTDDAREDDVLLYYQFSRQESLDAQILRLMALLRSLNNRAGIRLVLPYFPYARSLPWGNERVVTSAEPMLAAIKNQVRELWTIDLHCANSVLQPYVGEVKVSELSLRATIASFLQEKFTEVVLVAPDRGAENRVRNLAALLKVSYLAMNKQRRSATEVVVEMPKGFYKTNKQYIIVDDIISTGKTFAAAIAQLRQSGIDQVAGVITHNVARVETIQSFVADGVPIFTSNSTARDDWHFDVLESVVEAAQQIKLAV